A single window of Scomber scombrus chromosome 12, fScoSco1.1, whole genome shotgun sequence DNA harbors:
- the sertad2b gene encoding SERTA domain-containing protein 2b — translation MFGKGAKRKLDEDEEGLEGKTMEASVAGGGLGFCPEGLSKVSYTLQRQTIFNISLMKLYSQRPLGEPSLERRVLINNMLRRIQDELKQEGSLRPLLLPPSPPPDDPMDEGYREAPSFGVLSAAASAQVPQPSALLMPVIVPPPSPHPSVPPTCQTSHTCTDRVEACPAPLEACLTPASLLEEDGGDSAFCAPSPPTPPMSPPPAQPPPLPSALLSQASPRVPVPASSNDGFASALSDMELGPPTAITRTAAANTTTVTTSPTPMPLTQPSHLAALSPAPMGPPKDFRAVGAKPEAASVLLAESRCAELRPLDTLPTLPPVGLVDISSSPSSSPSSSSPSGFLSDLALDDVLFADIDTSMYDFDPCTTAGAVGMTAGGGLAKLSPMVTADDLLKSLASPYSGPAPQVSANQPFKIDLTELDHIMEVLVGS, via the coding sequence ATGTTTGGTAAAGGTGCGAAGCGGAAGCTGGACGAGGATGAAGAGGGGCTGGAAGGCAAAACGATGGAGGCGTCGGTGGCGGGAGGGGGACTAGGCTTCTGTCCGGAAGGCCTTTCCAAGGTATCGTACACCCTTCAGCGGCAGACCATCTTCAACATCTCCCTGATGAAGCTGTACAGCCAGCGGCCGCTTGGTGAGCCCAGCCTGGAGCGCCGAGTCCTCATCAACAACATGCTGCGACGCATCCAGGACGAACTCAAGCAAGAAGGCTCCCTGCGGCCGTTGCTCCTGCCGCCCTCGCCGCCGCCCGACGACCCCATGGATGAGGGCTACCGCGAGGCGCCTTCCTTCGGTGTTTTGTCAGCAGCGGCGTCGGCTCAGGTGCCCCAACCTTCGGCGCTGCTGATGCCGGTGATCGTTCCACCGCCTTCACCCCACCCGTCGGTGCCTCCCACCTGCCAGACATCCCACACCTGCACCGATCGTGTGGAGGCCTGCCCCGCCCCTCTGGAAGCCTGCCTCACTCCAGCCTCCTTACTGGAGGAGGACGGTGGAGATTCAGCCTTTTGCGCTCCGTCTCCACCCACTCCTCCTATGTCGCCTCCTCCTGCGCAGCCTCCACCTTTGCCGTCGGCACTTCTGAGCCAGGCATCCCCCAGGGTCCCTGTGCCTGCCTCGTCCAATGACGGTTTCGCCTCCGCTCTGAGTGACATGGAGTTGGGTCCTCCCACAGCCATAACAAGGACAGCAGCAGCTAATACTACGACCGTGACTACCTCCCCAACTCCCATGCCACTCACCCAGCCCTCCCACTTAGCAGCCCTGTCCCCAGCACCGATGGGACCACCCAAAGACTTCAGAGCCGTGGGTGCTAAACCAGAGGCAGCTAGCGTCTTGCTAGCAGAAAGCCGCTGTGCCGAGCTTCGGCCGCTGGACACTCTGCCCACACTGCCCCCTGTAGGCCTAGTAGacatttcctcctctccttcctcctctccctcctcttcctcgcccTCGGGGTTTCTCTCAGACTTGGCGCTGGACGATGTCCTGTTCGCCGACATCGACACGTCCATGTATGACTTTGACCCCTGTACGACAGCGGGGGCTGTCGGCATGACAGCGGGCGGTGGCCTCGCCAAACTGTCGCCGATGGTGACGGCGGACGACCTCCTCAAATCACTGGCGTCGCCGTACAGCGGCCCCGCCCCCCAGGTTTCAGCCAATCAGCCTTTCAAAATTGATCTGACAGAACTGGACCACATCATGGAGGTGTTGGTGGGTTCGTGA